A genomic stretch from Aedes albopictus strain Foshan chromosome 2, AalbF5, whole genome shotgun sequence includes:
- the LOC115255129 gene encoding heat shock factor-binding protein 1 gives MAEMKAEIDSDAEQNYSLGSNVDPKNMQELTIYVQNLLQNVQDKFQTMSDQIISRIDDMGTRIDDLEKSIADLMQQAGVEGAEK, from the exons ATGGCCGAGATGAAGGCGGAAATCGACAGCGACGCTGAGCAAAACTATTCCCTTGGCAGCAATGTCGATCCGAAAAACATGCAAGAGCTGACCATCTAT GTTCAGAATCTCCTCCAGAACGTGCAGGACAAGTTCCAGACCATGTCGGACCAGATCATTTCCCGTATCGACGACATGGGCACTAGGATAGATGACCTCGAGAAGAGCATTGCCGACCTGATGCAGCAAGCCGGCGTCGAAGGCGCCGAGAAGTGA
- the LOC109420597 gene encoding CBY1-interacting BAR domain-containing protein homolog: MLRSANTGTILCEEQSKFILDRISTVEKHFSELCGAFADFTRKVARLRDKSDELAHVTQDYSSSEKYNKTLASGLSSLSKAITLIGDFQDLEVKRLENRIVSELSQYEVVCKHCKESVKDAIMARDKELAKRKQLDQARARNARGKKTAKDAELIKSNLEVSKSLKEMEEIVGKFERQKLIDFKSLLLDFVMIELKFHTNAVEVLSATYQDISDIDENKDYQGVHKEIKRQNRQFKKFLQQDELSDRYFLQRIKSQSMGALSSMFAASTSGANRKHKSLSSNSLNSSQEQEPSPEAEAPLDPMQLLAVKRKGHHLGATVDATRRSVESLDSLKRDHSEDSKSTTEDSDDDSDDDESDTGTEFDEKAAPKSSTTATKVDSKFTLIKLKD, translated from the exons ATGTTACGAAGTGCCAACACCGGCACCATCCTGTGTGAAGAACAGTCAAAGTTTATCCTAGACCGAATCAGCACCGTCGAGAAGCACTTCAGCGAACTTTGCGGGGCGTTCGCCGATTTCACCCGGAAGGTTGCTCGCCTGCGGGACAAATCGGACGAGCTGGCCCACGTGACGCAGGACTATTCCTCGTCGGAAAAGTACAACAAAACGCTGGCCAGCGGACTGTCCAGCCTGTCGAAAGCCATCACGCTGATTGGAGACTTTCAGGATCTGGAGGTGAAACGGCTGGAGAATAGGATCGTTTCGGAGCTGTCGCAGTACGAGGTTGTGTGCAAGCACTGCAAGGAAAGCGTCAAGGATGCCATCATGGCGCGGGACAAAGAGCTGGCCAAGCGGAAACAACTGGATCAGGCCAGGGCACGGAACGCGAGGGGCAAAAAGACGGCCAAGGACGCGGAGCTGATCAAGTCGAACTTGGAGGTGTCGAAGAGTTTGAAGGAAATGGAGGAGATTGTGGGCAAGTTCGAACGGCAGAAGTTGATTGATTTCAAGAGCTTGCTGCTGGATTTCGTGATGATTGAGCTCAAGTTTCATACCAACGCGGTGGAGGTGCTTTCTGCAACGTATCAGGACATTTCCGACATAGACGAGAACAAGGACTATCAG GGAGTTCACAAGGAAATCAAAAGACAGAACAGG caattcaagaaattcctccaacaagacGAACTATCCGACCGCTACTTCCTGCAACGCATCAAATCCCAATCGATGGGAGCACTGAGTTCGATGTTCGCGGCCAGCACCAGCGGAGCAAACCGGAAGCACAAAAGCCTTAGCTCCAATTCGCTCAATTCTTCCCAAGAGCAAGAACCGTCACCGGAAGCGGAAGCCCCATTGGATCCCATGCAACTGTTGGCTGTGAAGCGGAAAGGTCATCATCTCGGAGCGACGGTCGATGCGACTAGGCGATCGGTGGAGTCATTG GATTCGCTGAAGCGGGATCACTCGGAGGATTCTAAAAGTACCACAGAAGATAGCGATGACGACAGTGACGACGACGAGAGCGATACCGGAACGGAATTTGACGAGAAAGCCGCTCCGAAATCGTCTACAACAGCGACAAAGGTTGATTCTAAGTTTACCCTAATTAAGCTTAAAGATTAA
- the LOC109419871 gene encoding secretion-regulating guanine nucleotide exchange factor: MHCWGANSHGQLGLGFSSEMCESPQRVESLPFDPSRIGAISAGGGHTLVVLEPTGEVYCTGWNNRGQLGLGHLDDVCHFTLMGRFGFEAIACGWDVSGGVSHEGELFMWGSNVWHQVADKGVKCVTVPTKVDLPHGAKAKKVCFGLRHTCVLTEQGKVLIFGKAKWLKEGGEKIRLKVLHGGLDFFELEFPEPVIDVASGENHLVVLLDRQRIACVGDNKFGQSPETIIDCCIQGQQHAAVKQLESGWSHSGFLMTDGRVYLWGRNNYGQLGVAATDQDGNNGRTMMLDIESEVIKFCLGSQHGIALTVEETVYTWGWNEHGNCGTGGVENVRSPTRIEGMPNVKDIAAGAGFCWALKKL, encoded by the exons ATGCATTGTTGG GGCGCCAACAGCCACGGGCAGCTGGGCCTTGGCTTCAGTTCAGAAATGTGCGAATCCCCCCAACGGGTGGAGTCGCTCCCGTTCGATCCGAGCCGTATAGGCGCTATCAGTGCCGGCGGAGGTCACACGCTCGTGGTGCTCGAACCGACCGGTGAGGTTTATTGTACCGGGTGGAACAACCGAGGCCAGCTTGGGCTCGGCCATCTGGATGATGTGTGCCATTTCACGCTGATGGGACGGTTCGGATTCGAAGCGATTGCTTGTGGATGGGATGTTTCTGGGGGTGTTTCGCACGAAGGAGAATTGTTTATGTGGGGATCGAACGTGTGGCATCAGGTAGCGGACAAAGGCGTGAAATGTGTTACTGTTCCGACGAAGGTGGATTTACCTCATGGCGCGAAGGCGAAAAAGGTCTGCTTTGGACTAAGACATACTTGCGTACTGACGGAACAGGGTAAAGTTTTAATATTTGGAAAGGCCAAATGGCTGAAGGAAGGAGGAGAAAAGATCAGATTGAAGGTGTTGcacggaggattggattttttcgAGTTGGAATTCCCGGAGCCCGTTATAGATGTGGCTAGTGGAGAAAACCATCTGGTTGTTCTGCTAGACAGGCAAAGGATTGCTTGCGTAGGGGACAATAAATTTGGGCAGAGTCCTGAGACCATTATAGATTGCTGTATACAAGGCCAACAGCATGCGGCTGTAAAACAATTGGAATCGGGGTGGTCCCATTCGGGATTTCTGATGACCGATGGACGAGTTTACCTATGGGGTAGGAACAATTACGGGCAGTTGGGCGTGGCAGCGACTGATCAGGACGGCAACAATGGGCGGACGATGATGTTGGACATCGAAAGCGAGGTGATTAAATTTTGCTTGGGTTCACAGCACGGGATAGCCCTAACGGTTGAAGAAACCGTTTATACGTGGGGTTGGAACGAACACGGTAATTGCGGAACGGGAGGCGTCGAGAATGT GAGATCACCGACTAGAATTGAGGGGATGCCGAACGTCAAAGACATAGCCGCTGGTGCTGGATTTTGTTGGGCATTAAAGAAGCTGTGA
- the LOC109420702 gene encoding cell division cycle protein 23 homolog, producing the protein MNETFSINLKDVKQDLLLGIIECNKRGLAQSVKWLSELNHGLTDVSVSLGGKSFENLHTGITEEEYDVYVLSKSYFDVREYDRSAYFTRNCTSPVPRFLHMYATYMAKEKKRLDNMSDSSIVNANSHLKDFSELLATLRAEYGQRKLDGYCMWLYGVILKKLDLTQMAVQVFVDAVNAEPTLWGAWLELAPLVTDKTMLLNLKLPNHWMKQIFVGYTYIELFLNDEGIKIFEHLQAAGFGKCIFVPTQLAIGFSNKRDVDKSIEIFRQLHEEDPFRLDNLDSYSNLLFVKEMKTEMAHLAHRAVDINKYSAETCCVVGNYYSIRADHHKAVVYFQRALKLNPRYLSAWTLMGHEFMEMKNTNAAIQSYRQAIEVNRRDFRAWYGLGQAYEILKMPFYSLHYYKAAQQLRPYDSRMLVALGETYEKLDKGDNALKCYQKAYNVGDIEGVALYNLARLYERREEIEKAIPAFLRYCSDEKAVADKSSLCHAYLTLGSFYEKHEQFDKASHFAYKCLEYEESKREAEALLKTIANKRSEKAANAAAAAKETPSTSGKEKTTDMDLEEVEMDESNVGRMVHMVMSQDDMLVENDEPEFQLEQGVDDISALSIIMEHGSDGNE; encoded by the exons ATGAACGAAACGTTTTCCATCAACCTGAAAGACGTAAAACAAGATCTGCTGCTCGGAATAATCGAGTGCAACAAACGCGGCCTGGCACAGAGCGTCAAATGGCTCTCGGAGCTGAATCACGGACTGACGGACGTCTCGGTGAGTTTGGGAGGGAAATCGTTTGAAAATCTGCACACCGGCATCACCGAGGAGGAATACGATGTGTACGTGCTGTCGAAGAGTTACTTCGATGTGCGGGAGTACGACCGGTCGGCGTACTTTACCCGGAATTGTACGTCGCCGGTGCCGCGCTTCCTGCACATGTACGCCACCTACATGGCCAAGGAGAAGAAGCGGCTAGACAACATGAGCGACAGTTCAATAGTGAATGCTAATAGCCACCTAAAGGATTTTTCGGAGCTATTGGCCACGCTTCGGGCGGAGTATGGGCAACGCAAGTTGGACGGGTACTGCATGTGGCTGTACGGGGTCATACTGAAGAAGTTGGATTTGACCCAGATGGCGGTGCAAGTTTTCGTGGATGCCGTCAACGCAGAACCGACATTGTGGGGAGCTTGGTTGGAATTGGCTCCGCTGGTAACGGATAAAACTATGCTTCTGAATCTCAAACTGCCTAACCATTGGATGAAGCAGATATTCGTTGGGTATACGTACATTGAGTTGTTCCTGAACGACGAGGGAATCAAAATCTTCGAGCACCTTCAGGCCGCAGGATTCGGCAAATGCATATTCGTTCCAACACAGTTGGCGATTGGGTTTTCGAATAAGCGGGATGTGGACAAATCGATTGAAATATTCCGTCAGCTGCACGAGGAGGACCCCTTCCGGTTGGATAATTTGGATTCCTACTCGAACCTGCTATTCGTGAAGGAAATGAAGACTGAGATGGCTCATCTGGCGCACAGGGCGGTGGATATCAATAAGTACAGCGCGGAGACGTGCTGCGTGGTGGGAAATTACTACAGCATTCGGGCCGATCACCACAAGGCCGTGGTGTACTTTCAGCGGGCGTTGAAACTCAATCCGCGGTATTTGTCGGCGTGGACACTCATGGGGCACGAGTTCATGGAGATGAAGAACACCAATGCGGCGATTCAGAGCTACCGCCAAGCTATTG AGGTCAACCGCCGAGACTTCCGAGCCTGGTATGGTCTGGGCCAGGCTTACGAAATCCTGAAAATGCCCTTCTACAGTCTCCACTACTACAAGGCAGCCCAACAGCTGCGTCCGTACGACAGTCGAATGTTGGTGGCTCTGGGTGAGACCTACGAAAAGCTGGATAAGGGAGACAACGCCCTCAAGTGCTACCAGAAGGCTTACAACGTGGGTGACATCGAGGGCGTGGCCTTGTATAACCTGGCTCGTCTGTACGAGCGGCGGGAGGAAATTGAAAAGGCTATTCCGGCGTTCCTTCGCTACTGCTCGGACGAAAAAGCCGTTGCAGATAAAAGTTCCCTTTGTCACGCCTACCTAACGTTGGGCAGCTTCTACGAAAAACACGAGCAATTCGACAAGGCATCGCACTTCGCATACAAATGCTTGGAATACGAAGAGTCCAAACGCGAGGCCGAAGCGTTGTTGAAGACCATCGCTAACAAGAGGTCGGAAAAGGCAGCCAACGCAGCTGCGGCTGCTAAAGAAACGCCTTCCACGTCGGGTAAGGAGAAAACCACCGATATGGATCTGGAGGAGGTGGAGATGGACGAAAGTAATGTTGGCCGGATGGTGCATATGGTGATGTCTCAGGATGACATGCTGGTGGAGAATGATGAACCGGAGTTCCAGTTGGAGCAGGGAGTGGATGATATTTCTGCTCTGTCGATTATAATGGAGCACGGTTCCGATGGGAACGAATAA